A genomic stretch from Thermodesulforhabdus norvegica includes:
- a CDS encoding AMP-binding protein, whose translation MSLAQFYRELMTINSMPDDEKKAEASKELFERLNKTPLPEYFNWAEEVFEGIHVKERPDQLALIWADLDTDEEKRFTYKEMAEKSNQLLNFLRKNGISKGDVLYVMIPAVPEIWFASLASVKGGIILVPTAMTMTAKELEYRFDTYPPAAIIASAASAEIIDEALGNLGMTPKVKICIDGKDGWVPYSEVDKEAKEAAPEKTRSDDIILCFFTSGTTGMPKRVVHTATSYPLGHLSTANIIGIRPGDIHNNLSQPGWAKYAWSCFFAPFNVGATVTGFNYSGRLNVEKYLGAVDKYRVNVFCAPPTAWRAFIIADLSKFKFEALRESVSAGEPLNPEIIQTWQKHTGTVIRDFYGQTESTAMIGNPPWYKDKVIPGSFGRPHFMYDIVLVDDEGNEITKPDDIGHITVRLSNWRPIGLFREYLGSPDKMAEAFRGNYYYTGDRAYFDEKGYWWFVGRADDVIKSSDYRIGPFEVESALVEHPAVAEAAVVGSPDPKRWQLVKAFVILKPGYEPSRELALDLFKHCMKILAKFKIPRIIEFVPEVPKTISGKIRRVELREMEIKAKEKGVRGEHEYFYHEFPELKSSS comes from the coding sequence GTTTTTGAAGGGATTCACGTGAAAGAACGACCCGATCAGCTGGCTTTGATATGGGCCGATCTGGATACGGATGAGGAGAAAAGGTTTACCTATAAGGAAATGGCCGAAAAGAGTAATCAGCTTCTGAATTTTCTGAGAAAGAACGGTATCTCCAAAGGCGACGTTCTTTATGTGATGATACCGGCCGTTCCTGAAATCTGGTTTGCAAGCCTTGCAAGTGTCAAAGGCGGTATAATCCTGGTCCCAACGGCAATGACCATGACTGCAAAAGAACTGGAATATCGTTTTGATACCTACCCACCTGCGGCCATAATCGCCAGTGCTGCATCGGCAGAAATAATTGACGAAGCCCTGGGTAACCTGGGGATGACCCCCAAAGTAAAAATATGCATCGACGGAAAGGACGGTTGGGTTCCTTACTCAGAAGTGGATAAAGAAGCAAAAGAAGCAGCGCCGGAAAAAACCAGGTCCGACGATATAATTTTGTGCTTCTTCACCTCCGGAACCACAGGTATGCCCAAAAGGGTTGTTCACACGGCAACCTCCTACCCTCTGGGACACCTCTCCACCGCTAACATAATAGGAATAAGACCCGGAGACATACACAACAACCTCAGCCAGCCCGGCTGGGCAAAGTATGCCTGGAGTTGCTTCTTTGCACCTTTCAATGTTGGGGCAACCGTTACGGGGTTTAATTATTCAGGTCGCCTTAACGTCGAAAAGTATCTCGGTGCCGTGGATAAATACAGGGTAAACGTTTTCTGTGCTCCTCCGACGGCGTGGCGGGCTTTTATAATTGCAGATCTTTCCAAGTTTAAGTTCGAAGCCCTCAGAGAGTCCGTGAGTGCCGGTGAACCCCTCAATCCCGAAATAATCCAGACCTGGCAGAAGCATACCGGCACGGTCATAAGAGACTTTTACGGCCAGACAGAAAGCACTGCCATGATCGGAAACCCGCCCTGGTACAAAGACAAAGTGATACCCGGCTCTTTCGGCAGGCCCCACTTCATGTACGATATTGTACTTGTTGATGACGAAGGAAATGAAATCACGAAACCCGATGATATCGGCCACATCACCGTGAGGCTTTCCAACTGGCGGCCCATCGGTCTTTTCCGCGAATACCTTGGTTCACCTGACAAAATGGCCGAGGCATTCAGAGGAAACTACTATTACACGGGAGACCGGGCTTACTTCGACGAGAAAGGCTATTGGTGGTTTGTGGGGCGTGCTGATGATGTTATCAAATCTTCCGACTACCGGATAGGCCCCTTCGAGGTAGAAAGTGCTCTTGTCGAACATCCTGCTGTTGCGGAAGCTGCAGTTGTGGGAAGCCCCGATCCCAAACGATGGCAACTGGTTAAGGCCTTTGTGATTCTCAAACCGGGTTACGAACCATCAAGAGAGCTGGCCCTTGATCTCTTTAAACACTGCATGAAAATCCTCGCCAAATTCAAGATTCCTAGAATAATCGAGTTCGTACCTGAAGTTCCGAAAACCATAAGCGGTAAGATCAGGCGAGTAGAACTCCGAGAAATGGAGATAAAAGCGAAGGAGAAGGGCGTTCGTGGTGAACACGAGTACTTCTACCATGAATTCCCTGAACTGAAGTCATCTTCCTGA